A genome region from Colwellia sp. Arc7-D includes the following:
- a CDS encoding type 4a pilus biogenesis protein PilO, protein MNFDLSEFMEQFDGLELDNIGQWPKAAKIVLSIFLVILVLGLGYVLMISDQIEQLKRVTVEETTLKQQYQAKYHIAANLELFEQQMIEAEAMFANQLKSLPESHETPGLLDDITFVGTTTGLNFVKLNWQPEIEQEIYIELPIDIEVIGTYHEFGQFVSRIAGLPRIVTLHDFDINLQKQASGDLKLKLQAKTYRYREAAE, encoded by the coding sequence ATGAATTTTGATTTATCGGAATTTATGGAGCAATTCGATGGCTTAGAGCTTGATAATATTGGACAATGGCCAAAAGCTGCAAAAATTGTATTATCAATATTTTTGGTTATCTTAGTGTTAGGTTTAGGTTACGTTTTAATGATCAGCGATCAAATTGAACAACTTAAACGTGTGACTGTTGAAGAAACCACGCTTAAGCAACAATACCAAGCTAAGTATCACATAGCGGCAAACTTAGAATTATTTGAACAACAAATGATTGAAGCGGAAGCAATGTTTGCTAATCAATTGAAAAGTTTGCCCGAAAGCCATGAAACACCAGGTTTACTTGATGACATTACTTTTGTTGGCACAACTACTGGGCTTAATTTTGTAAAATTAAATTGGCAACCAGAGATAGAGCAAGAAATTTATATCGAGTTACCGATAGATATAGAAGTCATCGGCACTTATCATGAGTTTGGCCAATTCGTTAGTAGAATTGCCGGATTGCCACGTATAGTAACGCTGCATGACTTTGATATTAATTTACAAAAGCAAGCATCAGGTGACTTAAAATTAAAGCTGCAAGCTAAAACCTATCGTTATCGGGAGGCAGCAGAATAA
- a CDS encoding pilus assembly protein PilP: protein MKKLILLSAVILSGCFNDTDDLKQHIATVQSGTGNTIEPMPEVRVFDHFDYSADVLRSPFDVPKPEAIQEKIQQMSGCLSPDPRRRKQPLEKYSLSNLVMRGTLGELGVTWALVEASDRTLHRVAVGSYVGLNHGKITTVSQDNVKVLELIPDGAGCWVERETVVTMTETSAEGQRK, encoded by the coding sequence ATGAAGAAATTAATCTTATTAAGTGCTGTGATATTATCGGGCTGTTTTAATGATACTGATGATTTAAAGCAACATATTGCTACGGTACAATCAGGAACCGGTAATACGATAGAGCCGATGCCAGAAGTTAGAGTTTTCGATCACTTTGACTATTCAGCAGACGTTCTGCGCAGTCCATTTGATGTGCCAAAGCCAGAAGCAATTCAAGAAAAAATTCAACAAATGTCAGGCTGCTTGAGCCCTGATCCGCGTCGAAGAAAACAGCCATTGGAGAAATATTCTCTGAGTAATTTGGTCATGCGTGGCACTTTAGGTGAATTAGGTGTTACTTGGGCGCTCGTCGAGGCGTCTGACAGAACATTACACAGAGTAGCTGTTGGGAGCTATGTGGGTTTAAACCACGGGAAAATTACCACAGTAAGTCAAGATAATGTAAAAGTACTAGAATTAATCCCAGATGGCGCTGGGTGCTGGGTGGAACGTGAAACTGTCGTTACCATGACGGAGACAAGTGCAGAGGGGCAAAGGAAGTAA
- a CDS encoding type IV pilus secretin PilQ family protein, whose amino-acid sequence MKLVTVAYLCVFSTFSWASELTGISYNTIQNNEIELVFELSDNIAVAPEVVTSMSPAQVRITFDADQFNPTVASTLIDHAGVNNITVQKIAGKVVADVSLQHLSIFDAVQKGNTFALTLNTGQVNPSVTQLIPLGHGFINQIDNIDFKRGQQNEAQLLVKLIDSKVAVDVSDKLGKLYIEFHNTEILDDYIYKLDVTDFGTLVTGIETFKEGRNARLVVDINGPFEYKHQQFNDVFSLTVNAKVKQDGYLGEEENFSGRAISLNFQDISVRTVLQIVADYNGFNLVTSDTVVGNITLRLDGVPWDQALDIILKVKGLDKRMEGNILMVAPSDELAAREARDLQAQQQVEELAPLYSEYVQVNYAKAAEFAALIKNEDNSILSLRGSVSVDERTNTLLIRDTATSIEDIKRMVSVLDIPVRQVIIESRMVTVKDNINEELGIRWGVTDTGSDSSTSGSLSGAESAGNGIIPSLSDRLNVNLPVASPAGSIAFQVARLADGTILDLELSAMEKENKGEIIASPRITTANQKEAYIEQGVEIPYQEAASSGATSTQFKKAVLSLTVTPHITPDDRIILDLVVTQDTVSDVSNGTAPAIDTQRIGTQVLVNNGETIVLGGIYQQQIISSVSKVPVLGDIPYFGWMFRNSSNFNEKKELLIFVTPRIVTERF is encoded by the coding sequence ATGAAGCTAGTCACAGTCGCTTATTTATGCGTATTTTCCACTTTTTCGTGGGCAAGCGAGTTAACTGGGATCAGCTATAATACGATTCAAAACAACGAAATAGAATTAGTGTTTGAGTTATCTGACAATATCGCTGTGGCGCCCGAAGTGGTTACATCGATGTCACCTGCACAAGTTAGAATTACTTTTGATGCAGATCAGTTTAATCCTACAGTTGCTTCAACGCTGATTGATCACGCGGGTGTTAATAACATTACCGTACAGAAAATTGCGGGTAAAGTTGTTGCTGATGTGAGTTTGCAGCACCTTTCAATTTTTGATGCAGTCCAAAAAGGCAATACCTTTGCGTTAACGTTAAATACTGGGCAAGTAAATCCATCAGTAACCCAGTTAATTCCACTTGGTCATGGCTTTATTAATCAAATAGATAATATTGACTTTAAACGTGGTCAGCAAAATGAAGCGCAGTTATTAGTGAAACTTATCGACAGTAAAGTCGCTGTAGATGTAAGTGATAAACTTGGCAAACTTTATATTGAATTTCATAATACTGAAATTTTAGACGATTACATTTACAAGTTAGATGTGACCGACTTTGGCACTTTGGTTACTGGCATTGAAACCTTTAAGGAAGGGAGAAATGCGCGTTTAGTTGTTGATATTAATGGTCCATTTGAATATAAACATCAGCAATTTAATGATGTGTTTTCATTAACTGTTAACGCTAAAGTTAAGCAAGACGGTTACCTTGGTGAAGAAGAAAACTTTAGTGGTAGAGCTATATCATTGAACTTCCAAGATATTTCTGTACGTACAGTATTGCAAATTGTTGCGGATTATAATGGTTTTAACTTAGTCACCAGTGATACCGTTGTCGGTAATATTACCCTGAGATTAGATGGTGTACCTTGGGATCAGGCTCTCGATATTATTCTAAAAGTGAAAGGTTTAGACAAACGCATGGAAGGCAACATTCTTATGGTTGCACCAAGCGATGAATTAGCTGCAAGAGAAGCTCGTGATTTACAAGCACAACAGCAAGTAGAAGAGCTAGCGCCTTTATATTCTGAGTATGTACAAGTTAATTATGCAAAAGCTGCTGAATTTGCTGCGCTAATCAAGAATGAAGATAATAGTATTTTATCACTTCGTGGTAGCGTGAGTGTTGATGAAAGAACTAATACATTATTAATTCGAGATACGGCAACTAGTATCGAAGATATTAAGCGTATGGTATCGGTGTTAGATATTCCTGTTCGCCAAGTTATTATCGAATCTCGTATGGTAACGGTAAAAGATAATATCAATGAAGAGTTAGGTATTCGTTGGGGCGTAACTGATACGGGTTCAGACTCATCAACATCTGGTTCATTGTCTGGTGCTGAAAGTGCTGGCAATGGCATCATACCTTCGTTAAGTGACCGACTTAATGTTAACTTACCTGTAGCAAGCCCGGCTGGTAGCATTGCATTTCAGGTGGCACGATTAGCCGATGGTACGATTCTGGATCTTGAATTGAGTGCGATGGAAAAAGAAAACAAAGGTGAAATTATTGCCAGTCCCCGAATTACTACCGCTAACCAGAAAGAAGCTTATATAGAACAAGGTGTAGAAATTCCATATCAAGAAGCGGCTTCAAGTGGTGCAACATCAACCCAATTTAAAAAAGCGGTATTAAGTTTAACGGTCACGCCTCATATTACACCGGATGACAGAATAATCTTGGACTTAGTCGTTACCCAAGATACCGTCTCAGATGTATCTAATGGCACAGCACCTGCAATCGATACACAGCGAATTGGCACACAAGTTTTAGTTAATAATGGTGAGACCATTGTATTAGGTGGTATTTATCAGCAACAAATTATTAGCTCGGTATCAAAAGTGCCAGTTTTAGGTGATATTCCGTATTTTGGTTGGATGTTTAGGAATAGTAGTAACTTTAATGAGAAAAAAGAACTGCTAATATTCGTTACACCACGCATAGTTACGGAAAGATTTTAA